A segment of the Oceanispirochaeta sp. genome:
AATTTTACGAAAGTATGGCTGATGTAAAAGTTCGAAGAAAATAAATTTTCCATACTGAACACTCTCATAATTTGATACAAAAGGAGCAAAAAAGAATGCCTGGAGAAGTTAAAAAGAGTCGGATCCAATGGGTAGAGGATCAATTAGTCCGCATAATCGGCGGAATCATTGGTCTTCTGCTGGCCTTAATGGTCATCATTGTATTCTCAAATGTAGTAGCCCGATACTTTCTCAATTCATCCCTGGCCTGGTCGGAAGAATTATCCCGTTTCATGCTCATCTGGCTGGCCTTCCTCGGGGCGGTTTTAGCCTATGTAAAGAATGAACACCTGGGTCTGGATATTCTCATCATAGTCCTCCCTTATAAAATTTCACGAATGCTTCTGGTCCTTTCCAACCTGCTTGTTATCGTGGGTATTGGTATCCTTCTTCACGGAGGTTGGACCATGACAGCCTTTACTTTCAACAGCGGCTGGACCTCACCGGCACTGGCCATTCCCTATGGAATTGTGTATTTCATTGTTCCTTTCAGTGGTGTGCTTCTATTGATGCAGGCTTTTCTGAAGCTGGGAGATAATATTTCAAATCTTAATAAAGCCCTGAAAGGAGATAAGTGATGCTGACAATTTTTCTGATTGCTCTGTTCGGTTTAATACTGCTCAGTGTTCCCATTGCTTTTTCACTGATTCTGACGGCCTCCATCCTCATGTTGTTTGCAGGGAATTTTTCACCGGCCCTGTTAGCACAAACCATTGTGCGGGGCATAGACAGCTTTCCTTTGATGGCCATACCATTTTTCCTCCTTGCCGGAGAAATAATGAATGTGGGAGGAATTTCAAAAAGAATTATAAAATTTGCCGGTGCCTTACTGGGTCATATCCGAGGAGGTCTCGGTTATGTGACGGTACTGGC
Coding sequences within it:
- a CDS encoding TRAP transporter small permease; amino-acid sequence: MPGEVKKSRIQWVEDQLVRIIGGIIGLLLALMVIIVFSNVVARYFLNSSLAWSEELSRFMLIWLAFLGAVLAYVKNEHLGLDILIIVLPYKISRMLLVLSNLLVIVGIGILLHGGWTMTAFTFNSGWTSPALAIPYGIVYFIVPFSGVLLLMQAFLKLGDNISNLNKALKGDK